The genomic segment CCAAGGATGCTAAAAAAAACAAGTATAAGAGGCATTTTTACCTTTTCTCTAACGATAAGGGGCCTCACAACGTTATCAATCATGCTTATCACACCAAAACCGAAGGCAAAAAGGATTATAGCTTTGGCGAGAAGACCCTGGTAGAGAAGAAAAAAAACGGTTGGTCCCCACACGCCGAATGTGCCAACGATCGGAACGAAGGAGGCAAAGAATATGGCGAATCCTAAAAGGGAAGCCCTGGGAACATCGAGAAGATGAAATATAAAACCACCTGCGAGACTTTGCAAAAGGGCGACCACCACACCTCCGTATATGGTAGTAACGATTATGTCCCTTATTTGGCGAAAAAGGATCGATTTTTGTTCTGGAGCAAAGGGCAAATAGTTGCTCACCCTTTCGATGAAATAGGGGCCATCCTTTAAAAAGAAATAGATAGAGATTAGCATTAACAAAAAATCCATAAAGAATGAAGGGATACTCTCAACTGTTACCCTGAGTTTCTTAAGGAGACTTTTTACCGCATCGGAAAGTGTGTGGATAAGGATCTCGGTGAACCTCTCCCGATCGATAGAGAGTTTTTCCATGGCCTTTTCGATTCCTTTCTGAAACCTGGGGTCAGCGACTATTTTGTCTACGAACTCCATCCTCTCCCCTTTTATGGCCTTTAAAATCTCGTCAATCTCGCGTGCCACAGAGTATGAAAAATAGGCAATGGGTCCTAAGATCATGAGAAGAATGATGATGACGGTAAGGAACGAAGATAAAGACCTCCATCTAAGGTACTTATTTAAAAAAGCGTAAAAAGGGTAAAAGACTATGGAAAAAACAATTGCCCATGCAATCGGTGATATGAAGGGCCTTATTATGAGATAGGTTGCGTACCCCAAAGCGAAGATTAAAAAAAAGAGGATAAGATAGTAGAATCTGCTCCTCTTTAGCATGCTACCTTTCCGTGTCCTTCTTCCCTTCCCACTTTGAGAAGAATCTTAAAAATAAAGAAGAGATTAGAGTCTTTAACCCCTCTACTACTGATCTTAAACCTTTTGGATCAGGACTTACCATCTCGAAAAGAGAAAGGAGTCTATTTGAAACCTTCAATAAGCTCGCAAGCTCTTCCCTTAAGGGAAGGGAATCCTCAAGCAAAGTTTTCAGATTTTTCAAGATAGTTTTTGAGTCTTCTAGTATAGTTGGCAGATTTTCATCCAGGGTTTTTATAATGGAGTCCACTCTCTCAATCATCATTTTTAAACGAAAAAGGGTATAGATCAAGGCACCCGCCAAAAGAAGAAGAGTCACACTTAAGATTGTTAGCCAAAATTCCATGCAGATCTAATAGTACAGTAAACTGTCTGGAGCTTCAAGAGGATTGATTGTTCTTGCATAAGGGGCAAGGTTGTGCTTATTATATAACAATCTTTACTGTTCCTCTATAATCTCTTGGGTAGGAGGGCAAGATGAGAAGGCTGCGCGGGATGACGATTCTATCACTCTTTGTCTCCTTTATTTTTGCCTTTTTGGTCTTTGGTTGTGCAAAACCGCCAAAGCAAGAATTAGAGACTGCGGAAAAGGCTCTAAGCGATGCTAAGGCGAAGGAAGCCCATATCTATGCCGAAGAGACTTACAAAAAGGCTGAAGAGGCTCTAAGTAAGGCACAGTCTCTCGTAAATGAGAAAAAATACAAGGAGGCAAAGAAGTTAGCTCAGGAGGCAGAAAAGCTGGCTAGACAAGCCGAAACTGAAATCGAATCCGGAAAAGCAAGGATGAAGGAAGAGACGGAAAAACTTCTGAGCGACATAAGAACTTCCATAGAGGAAACGAAAAAGATGATTCCTGAGGTCGTAAAAAAGAAAATCATATCTAGGGAAGAGGCGAGAACGTTATTAAGTAAATGGGAAAGTGAGCTTTCGTCCGCAAAAGAGAACTTTGACAAGGGTAACTTAAAAGATGCTAGAGATAAGGCGAAGGCCCTTATGGATGAGATAAATGAAAAAGTCAAAGAGATGAAAAAGTAAGAGAGGAATTCATGTGGGAAGATATGTCCCTTGAAGATGTTGTCAGGTGTGCCAGTGATCCTTATCCTTCCATCAGGGAATGGAAGAGAAAGTCCGGCAAAAAGGTCATAGGAACAACCTTTGCTGATGTGCCCGAAGAGGTGATACAGGCTTTTGACATCTTGCCTGTCACCCTTATGGGCACAACCAAACCGCTAAAGAGGGCCCAAGCCCTCCTTCCTGATAACGCCTGCTCCCTTGCAAGAAGTAACCTTGAGCTTGTATTAAGCTACGAGACCGATCTCTTTGACGGGTTCGTACTGCCCCAAGTTTGCGATACGACACAACACATGTCTGACATATGGAGGATAAACGTAAAAGCTGATTACTTTGAAAGCTTTCTTGCCCCCCGCCAGGTTGACAGACCGAGCGCAAAGTACTGGGTGAGAAAGGAAATAGATAGACTTATCGACTCTTTAAAAAACTTTTCCGGAAAAGATCTGGGGCCCACGGATCTTAAAAGATCCGTGGAGATTCATAACGAGAATAAAAGGCTTCTTAAGGAGATATACTCGATAAAGAACGAGAATCCTTCGTCTGTTTCCTCGAAGGAATTCTTTTCAATGGTCAAGATCTCTCAGCAGGTGGATAAAGGTGAGTTTAATAGATCCTTGAAAAAGATCAAGGATAGCCTAAAACCTGGCAAAAAGGAAGGTTACATTGATGTCATCCTTTGTGGAATCACCTGTGAGCCCATAGAGATATACGGACTATTCGACGAGTTAAAGTTGAACGTAATTGCAGACAATCTGCTTATTGGAAGTCGCTACTTAGAAGGGGAAGTGGAAGACGGGGAAGATCTGATTGATAAGCTAACTGAAAGGCACTTCAAAAGGGGCTTCTTCTCACCTATTCACGGAAACGTATTTGCAGAATTCGAACAGATAAAGAAACTATACAAAGAGAAGAACGCAAAGGCTGTAATTTACGTACACATTGAATTCTGCGAGTCCCAGGAGTACGATCTTCCAGACCTTAAAAGGATGATGAAGCAAGAAGGGATACCGATGCATGTAATAGAGACTGAATATCAGACAACGTCTCTGTCCCATATAAGGACGAGACTTCAAGCGTTTATCGAATCAATAAAGGGGATCTAGATGAGCGAAAAGCAAAAAAAAGAAATGACCAAATCCCAAATCTTATCAAAAGAGATAACGGAAGAGTACCTTGAAGAGGCATTTCGAGCCAAAAAGGAGGGTAGAATCGTCTGCTACACGACAGCCATCTCGCCGGTTGAGATCCTCGTTGCCCATGACATAATTCCAATCTACCCTGAAAATCACTCGGTTGCTAATCTAGTGGCAAAAAAGGGTGCAGAGATGTGTTCATTTGTCGAAGGGTTGGGCTACTCGAGTCACCTTTGCGCATACGCGAGGTGTGACCTTGCCTACAGGGCAACGGGCCGTACGGTAACAAGGGGGATTCCTGAACCGGACATGTTCCTTGCGTGTAACGCCCAGTGCTTTACACTAACTAAATGGTTCGAGGTATTGTCCAGAAAAGGAGGCGGACTACCCCTTTTTGTTTTTGATACACCACAGTACATACGGGATAGAAGGGCTAGGGAAGAGATTGTTAAGTACTGTGTGATGCAGCTGAAAGAACTCATAGCTTTGATTGAGGATCTAACTAAGAGAAAGTTCGACTACGACAGACTTAGGGAGGTTCTTAAGTATTCGAGGGAGGCAAGTCTACTTTACAGAAGATTCCTGGATATGGCCCAATACAAACCTTCGCCTATTAGCATCTTCGATGCTCTCATAGGAATGGCAATAACCGTGTACAGAAGGGGTACACCGCAGTGCGTGGAATACTATAGAACACTTTGCGACGAGATCCAGGAAAAAGTGGAAAAGGGTATAGGTGTCCTTCCAAAAGAAAAGGAAAGGTTCAGGCTTTACTGGGAGAATCTTCCTATATGGTATAAGTTCAGTGATCATGCGAAACTTTTGAGCTCTTATGGAGCTGTGATTCTAACCTCCCTTTACGTTCATGCCTGGAGCTTTGAATTTGACCTCGACAAGGACCCACTTTACACTCTCTCTGAGAATTACGTTTCAAGGTTTTCAAACGTGACACTCGAAGAGAGGGTCGATATGGCTTTAGAGCTTTTTGAAAGGTATTCTTTGAACGGGATGCTCATGTTCATGAATAGGAGCTGTAAGGCCGTCTCCTTCGCTGTACCAACCTTAAAAGAGATCCTCACAAAAAGAACGGGTATACCTGCACTTGTCTTTGAAAGCGATATGGGGGACCAAAGGTTTTACTCGGAAACCCAAATAAGAACAAGGATTGAGGCGTACTTCGAAACTTTGGAAAAGTTAAACCTGGCAAGGGGATGACTGTAAGCCTAAAAGCATTCGCTCTGCTCTCTCCAAGTCTTCTTGTGTGTCGATTCCAAAACCAGAATATTCTACCAGTAAGACTTTTATTTTAAAGCCGTTCTCTAAAACTCTTAACTGTTCAAGAGATTCTGCCTCTTCAAGTATACCCCTTTCCATTTTTACAAATTTTTCCAAAAATTCCTTCCTATAGGCATAGATACCAATGTGCTTGTAAATATCGGCTCTTTCTTTTCGGACGAAATAAGGGATTGGTGACCTAGAAAAATAGAGGGCATAAGCGTACTTATCTAGAACCACCTTCACACATTGGGGATTCTTATATTCGGCATCATCAAATATCTTTGTTGCAAAAGTGGCCATGCTTTCTTCCGTCTCTTCCATGTAATCGAAGAGCTTATCGATGAGGGAGGGATCCATGAAGGGCTCGTCACCCTGGAGGTTAATTATGATTTTTGCGTCAAGATCCTTTGTTGCCTCAAATACACGTTCGGTCCCGCTCGAGATTTCTTTTCCTGTCATTACAACATCACAGCCGAATGACTGGGCAAGATCTCTTATCCTCTCATCATCCGTGGCTATAATTATCCTATCCTTCTTTTTGGACATAAGCGCCTTTTCGTAGACCCACTTAAGGATCGGTTTACCTCCCAAAAGTCTTAAAGGTTTTCCAGGTAACCTTTTAGATCCGAACCTTGCGGGTATGGCGATGAGTCTCATAGGGCAGCCTTACTTTTAGATAAATTGAGAGGTTCTGTCTGAGCCAAATATTTTTTTAGAAAGATTCCAGTATAGCTTTTTTCACATTCCATGATCTCTTCCGGTGTTCCAACTGCAACAACCTCCCCACCCCTTATGCCTCCTTCAGGACCGAGGTCTATGATGTAGTCAGCGCATTTTATCACATCCATGTTGTGCTCTATAACTACGACCGTATTTCCCCTTTCTACAAGTTCGTTTAGCACCTTGATGAGCTTTTCTATATCAGAGAAATGTAGACCAGTTGTTGGCTCATCAAGGATATAAAGGGTTCTTCCAGTTTCCCTTTTTGACAGTTCACGGGAAAGCTTTATCCTTTGAGCTTCTCCGCCAGAAAGAGTAGTAGCAGGCTGCCCAAGCCTTATGTATCCTAATCCGACATCGTAGAGCACCTTTAGCCTTTTCTTTATTTGGGGATACGCATCGAAGAAATCCATAGCTTCTGTAACCGTCATTTCGAGGACATCGGCTATACTTTTCCCTTTGTAAAGAATCTCTAAGGTGTCCCTGTTATACCTTTTGCCTTTACACTGGTCGCAGACTATGTAAACGTCAGGCAGAAATTGCATCTCTATCTTTACGTAACCTTCCCCTTTGCAAGTCTCACATCTTCCTCCCTTAACGTTGAAACTGAACCTACCCTCTCTGTAACCGCGGATTCTAGACTCTGGTAGCCTGGAAAATATTTCTCTTATGTAAGAAAAGACACCCGTATAAGTTGCAGGATTAGATCTGGGAGTCCTTCCTATAGGGGACTGATCTATGTCTATGACGTTGTCTATTGCTTCGTATCCGTAAATCCCTGTTACCTCTCCTGCTTTTTCCTTCGATTTATAAAGCTTCTGCTTGAGAAGAGGATAGAGTGTGTCAACGATAAGGGTACTCTTTCCCGAGCCAGAAACCCCGGTTACGCAACTAAAGACCCCAAGAGGTATCGATACGTCTATGTTCTTTAAGTTATTAGCCCTCGCACCCTTTATAGTGATAAATCCCTTAGGCTTTCTTCTAACTTTGGGAGTCTCTATCCTGAGTTTCCCAGAGAGATACCTTCCAGTGAGGGAGTCTTCGCGATTGGCAAGGTCGTGAGGTTTTCCCTGAAAGACAAGATAACCCCCGTGTTCTCCTGCTCCGGGCCCAAGGTCGATAACATAATCCGACTGGACTATGGTTTCGTAGTCGTGTTCGACCACAATTACCGTATTACCCAGATTTCTAAGACGAATTAAAGTTTTTATGAGTCTTTCGTTGTCCCTCTGGTGGAGCCCTACACTAGGTTCGTCCAAAACGTAAAGGACGCCGGTAAGACCTGAGCCTATCTGTGTTGCAAGCCTTATCCTTTGAGCCTCTCCTGAGGATAAAGTCGCGGAAGTCCTGTCTAACGTTATATAGTCAAGACCAACGTCGAGTAAAAACTGCAACCGGGATGTGATCTCTTTAAGTATCATTTTTGAAATTTCCCTCTCTTTCTCGGTAAGGGTCAAGTTTTTGAAGAAACTTAGTGCCTGCTCCACTGTCATTCGGGAGACTTCGTGTATGTTAAGCCCCCCTATCTTCACCCATAACATCTCCTTTTTCAAACGGGCGCCTCCACAAGTAGGGCACGGAACGACATTTATGAATCGTTCAAGCCTTTCGCGCTCCCAGGGACTTGCGTTTTCCCATTCCCGTTTCAATTCTGCTATAACCCCCTCGTAGGGTTTTTTAACGATCTCCCTTTTCGAACCCCTATCGACGTAAAAAGGTATCTCCTTTCCCCGAGTTCCGAAAAGAAGGACGTTCTTTATCTCATCGGGAAGTTCCTTAAATGGTTTTCTGATGTCTATCTTGTAATAGTCGACGATTGATTCGAGAAAAGAAAAAAGATGGACGGGGTTTTTGTCTGCCCACGGAGCAATGGCTCCTTCCCTTAAAGAGAGATCTGGGTTGGGTACGATGAGGGCGGGATCGAAGTATTCTTTAACTCCAAGCCCGTAGCAGTCTGGGCAGGCCCCGTAGGGGTTATTGAAGGAAAACATCCTGGGAGTAATTTCTGGGTAACTTATCCCGCAGTCAGGACAGGCAAAATTTTCGCTAAAAAGATACGTGTCAGAATCGGTCTCAATCTTTACGAGGCCCTGCGCTTTAGAAAGAGCGAGTTCGATCGATTCGAAAAGTCTTCTCTCTGCTCCATCCCTTAGAACTACCCTGTCAACAAGGAGGTCTATTTCGTGTTTTTTGTTCTTGTCCAGATTTATCTCTTCGGAAAGTTCATACATTATACCGTCGATCCTTACCTTTGTGAATCCTTGTCTGCGTAGTTCCTCGAGCTCTTTTCTGTATTCTCCCTTCCTCCCTCTCACGATTGGGGCGTATACGGAGATCTTAGTCCCGTAACCTAGATCAAGAATGGTATCGACTATCTGAGGTACGTGCTGGCTTTTTATTTCCTTGCCACAATTGTAGCAGAAGACATGCCCTATCCTTGAAAAGAGAAGCCTTAAGTAGTCGTAAATCTCTGTTACGGTCCCAACCGTACTCCTCGGATTTTTGCTCAAACTCTTTTGCTCTATGCTTATTGCGGGAGAGAGTCCCTCTATGGAGTCCACGTCGGGTTTATCCATGAGTTCTAAAAATTGTCTTGCATACGAGGAGAGGGATTCCACGTATCTTCTCTGGCCTTCAGCGTATATAGTATCGAAAGCGAGGCTCGACTTTCCGGAGCCACTGGGCCCCGTTACAACAATGAGCTTGTTTTTGGGGATTATGACATCGATATTTTTTAAATTGTGCTGCCTTGCACCTTTTACGATTATTTTATCCATGCTTGGAGACCTAAAATGAAGATGGATAGTAACTTAAGACCTATTTTTCATCATGAGTTCAGGCTTTTTTAAGTAGACCTCCGTATTAGGCGGGACAGATTCCGTAAGCCAGACATTTCCGCCTATGATTGACCCTCTTCCTATTACTGTGTTACCACCCAAAATAGTTGCATTTGCGTAGATTATAACGTCATCTTCTATAGTTGGATGTCTCTTTTTATTCCGTAAAGATTCACATTCCTCTTTACTCAAAGATAGGGCTCCTAGCGTTACTCCCTGGTATATCCTCACTCTATTGCCTATTTCTGTTGTCTCCCCGATAACAACACCAGTTCCATGATCTATAAAAAAGCTTTCACCGATCTTTGCTCCAGGATGGATGTCGATCCCTGTTCTACTGTGGGCGTATTCAGTCATAATTCGAGGGATCAAAGGCACACCGTTTACGTGGAGAAAGTGGGCGATCCTATATACGGTGATTGCGAAAAGCCCGGGATAGCAAAATATAACCTCATCATAGTGTTTGGATGCCGGATCACCCTCGTATGCGGCTTTGACATCCTTTGCGAGGATCTCCTGTAGGTGAGGTATCTCGTCTAAAAACTTCAAAGCCACCTCGTACCCGAACTCGTCGCATGGAATGCAGGGTTTACCGTACCTTATACATTCGTGCCTATAGGCAAAGGTTATCTGTTCGGAGAGTATATTGAAGAGCTCTGTAAATTTTTGGCCGAAGTAGTATCTTATGGAGTTCTCATCGAGCCTCTCGAGAGTGTGGTATCCTGGATATATGAGCTCTATCGCTCTGTATATAATGTCAATAACTTTGACCCTGGAGGGTATCGGTTCGGGTTCTATGTGTGTAAACCTCCCCCCCTTTTTGTAGTTCTTTAGCATCCTTTCAACAGAGGCGGCTATGGCTCGACTGTAATTTTTCTTTTGAAGGGGCCTATTGCAGACTTTTTTCTTTTTTTGGGACTTACTCATGGGGCTAATTTTACCTTATTTTGGAAAAAAATGACAAAACTAAAGGCCAAAATAGCCTATAAGTGATAAGAAGTATTGATAGAAAAAACCCAAAGTAAGTAAAATTTAGATCCATGGATCGTCTGAAGTTAATCAAGTTGTCAGCCGTCTTTTTACTTCTTGTGATCTGTCCTTCAAATGTCCGAGCTATAACTCTTGAGGAGAGCATAAAAAGGGGTCTTTCCGTTTCTTATTCAGTAAAAGAGCAGGAAGAGCTTACAAAGAAGGCGAAATTCACTTACCTTTCCACCATAGACCCGTATCTTCCGCGATTCGACCTCGAAAGTTCATACTCTAGGGTTTTTTCGCCTGTAAAATCTCTAGATACGGTTAATTTTGATTTTCAAAGGGACACTTATCGATTCGGAGGGGTGATTTCTTATCGGATCTTTGATGGCGGGGAAAGGTATGCAAGAAGAAGGGGCGCCTATTTTACTTATGAGAAAAGTATCGAGGAATCGAAAAGGGTACGACAAGATGTGGCCTTCAACATAAAGAAACATTTTTACGAAGCTCTTGGAAAGAAAGAAATTTTGCAATTGAAAAAGGAATCACTGAATATAGCTCAGAGAATATTCGACCTCACAAAGGCAAGATACGAAGTAGGTGTGGCAAGGAAAAGTGATGTGCTTCAGGCAAAATTTAGAATGGAATCCCTAGCGATAGAGTACGAAAACGCACAGATGGAGTATAGAAAGGCTCTTTTGGCGTTAAAATCGATTCTCCTAGCGAAGGAGGAAGAAATTTTAGAAGTTGAAGGGACTTTGGAGAAGCCTGCGATTAAGTTTCAAAAGGAAGAACTCTTAAAAAGGGCTCTCTCCTCTAGACCGGAATTACTGGCACAGGAAAAAGAGCTAAAAAAGTTAGAAATGGTCCATAAAGAGAGGAAGGCCGTTTGGTATCCAAAGATCGATGCGGATGTGCAACATTCAAGGCATGATTCAACATTTTTTCCCCAGCGTCGGTCTGATCAATTCTTCTTATCTTTGAATTTGCCCATATTCGATGGTGTGGGAAGGTATTACACGTTAAAGAGCGTGGAAAAGGAGATTGCCTCCGCTTACGCGAATCTTTTGGAGAAGCGAAGGTTGGCAGAACTTGAAACGCTCGAGACCCTCTACGATTACGAAATGTCGGTAAAAAATGTGGAACTCCATGAAAAACTGGTTCAGGAAGCGGCAGCCAGCTTCGAACAATCCTTAGGAGAATACAGGGTTGGCAAAAGCGATATTCTAAGTGTTCTTAATAGCGAAAAAGACTTAACCCACGCAAAGGAAAAGTATATAATTTCTCTCGTCCAGGCAAATATCGCCCTCTCCCTTTTGGAAAAGGTCGCTTATCTCAAAGAATATTAGAGGCTCTTCAATGAAAATAAGACTAGTCGTCATACTCCTTTTGGTCCTTGTGGGTGCGGGCCTTACGGCCTATTATACCACAGCGAAGAGGGCTGAAAAATCGAAAAATTTTGAGGAAGAGGCCCAAATCAGGAGAGGAAAGATCATTCACTTCACTGAACAGACAGGGATCATCAAAGCTCAAGTTGGGGCAATAGTTAAAGTGGGAACAAGGGCTACAGGAGAGATAGTTGAGCTTCCATTTCAGGTTGGAGATTACGTTCCTAAAGGGGCCTTAATTGCCCGTATAGACGACAGGGAAATCCAGGCAAATAAAAGAGAGCTTGAGGCTCAAATAGAAGAGCAGAAAAAGGACATAGAGGCAAAACTTGCTAATTATCTATACTGCGAAAAGAACTACGAGAGGGAGCTTGTCCTTCTTTCCCATGATTTAACAACCAAGGACAGTGTTGACAGGGCAAAAAAAGAGCTTGATATGGCAAAGGCCCAACTAGAACTTTCCAAGGCAAAACTTAAAGGCCTTGAGGAAAAACTTAAAGCTTTGGAGGTGAGACTTAGTTACTACTCCATATACTCGCCAATCTCCGGTTATGTGGCCGAGATTACAACCCAGAAGGGAGAGACCGTTGTGACTGGTCTTTCGGCCGTCAATCTGATAACGATCATAGATACGAGAAAGTTAGAAATGTGGATATACGTGGACGAAACAGACATTGGAAGGACAAAACCAGGAATGAGGGTTGAATATTGGGTCGATGCCCATAAAGACAAGAAGTTTAGGGGAAAAATTTCAACGATTTACCCCCAACCTCAGGTTATGCAAAACATAGTCTATTATCTGGCAATAGTTAAAATTGATCCGGAATATGCAAAATTTTTAAGGCCTGAGATGACTACCCACGTAAGGATTATAATAGAAGAAAAAGAGAACGTAGTTTTGTGCCCAAATGAGGCGATTAGATTTGAGGACGGAAAGTATGTGGTATATGTGAAGAAAATGGGCGGCATTGAAAAAAGACCGGTAGTATTGGGTATCAGAGACGAAAGGCATACAGAAATTTTATCTGGTCTCGAAGAAGGCGAGATCGTCCTTCTTACGCCCAAAAAGCAGGCCCCTCATTCTAAGCTAGGCGTAAAAAAACCTGGCCGATGATAAAATTAAGGAACGTCAAAAAGAGCTACTTTTTAGGTGATCGGGAGATAACCGTTCTTAAAGGGATCGATCTTGAGATTGAAAAGGGAGAGTTCGCAATCGTCATGGGTGTCTCCGGTTCCGGAAAGACAACGCTCCTAAACATTATAGGGCTTTTGGACAAAAAAACCGATGGTGAATACTATTTTATGGGTGAAAACATAGATGGACTCTCTGACGAAAAACTGGCTCGACTTAGAAATAGACACATAGGTTTCGTATTTCAGCAGTTCTTCCTTTTACCATACCTCACGGCACTGGAGAATGTACTCATTCCCATAATATACTCGGACAAGAAGATAAAAAACCCTAGAGAAAAAGCAAGGGAGCTTCTTGAAAAATTTGGCCTCAAAGACAGGATGAATAGTAAGCCTGGCCAACTGTCAGGTGGGGAGCAACAGAGAGTGGCAATTGCGAGAGCTCTTATTAATGATCCCGACCTTATCCTCGCGGACGAACCAACTGGCGCCCTCGATTCTAAAACTGGAACGGAGATAATGGAGTTGTTTAAAATGCTAAACAAAGAGGGAAAGACTGTCATATGTGTGACCCATGACCCGAATGTGAAAAGCTTTGGCAGAAGGGTTTTAAAAATAGCGGATGGAGTTATAACCGAGGATGTTAAAGCTTAAAGAGTATCTAAGGGAGACATTTAAGATCCTTTATTTCTATAAACTCAGGGTCCTGTTTTCATTTTCCGGAGTTGCTCTCGGGATACTCTCAATAAGTATAATAGTTACGACGATAGAGGGTGCAAATAAAAAGGCTAAAGACATCTTTGAGTCCCTGGGTCCCGATTCGATCATGGTTTTTAGCGGAAGCGAAAGACAGAGGCAGGCAAGGATACGGGTCAACACACTTACCCACGATGATGCGGAAGCTATAGGGCGGATAGCTGGTATTTACCACATTGTGAAGGTTCTCGGTGTTAGAGCTCAGACGGTAAAGCATAAGGACAAAAAATGGCAGACACTTGTAGTTGGAGCCACACCAAACTATTTTTCCTCGTTCTCCTGGAACTTTCGTATGGGTGGTCCCTTTGACGACGAGGACGAGAAAAAAAGTGAGGCGGTTTGTGTTCTAGGTTGGAAAGTGTATAGAGAGCTCTTTGAGATGGAAGATCCCGTAGGAAAATGGATTATCATTGGACGGCTACCTGTAAAAGTCATTGGCGTCCTCGAGGAAAGAGGTGGTACGGTGGGTGGTCCCCACATAGACGACAGAATCATACTCCCCTTATCGACCGTAATGGAGAGACTTTCCAATGAGAGAAAGTATCTCTCCTTCATAAGGCTTAAGACTTTGAGAG from the Thermodesulfobacteriota bacterium genome contains:
- a CDS encoding TolC family protein, whose amino-acid sequence is MDRLKLIKLSAVFLLLVICPSNVRAITLEESIKRGLSVSYSVKEQEELTKKAKFTYLSTIDPYLPRFDLESSYSRVFSPVKSLDTVNFDFQRDTYRFGGVISYRIFDGGERYARRRGAYFTYEKSIEESKRVRQDVAFNIKKHFYEALGKKEILQLKKESLNIAQRIFDLTKARYEVGVARKSDVLQAKFRMESLAIEYENAQMEYRKALLALKSILLAKEEEILEVEGTLEKPAIKFQKEELLKRALSSRPELLAQEKELKKLEMVHKERKAVWYPKIDADVQHSRHDSTFFPQRRSDQFFLSLNLPIFDGVGRYYTLKSVEKEIASAYANLLEKRRLAELETLETLYDYEMSVKNVELHEKLVQEAAASFEQSLGEYRVGKSDILSVLNSEKDLTHAKEKYIISLVQANIALSLLEKVAYLKEY
- a CDS encoding efflux RND transporter periplasmic adaptor subunit; translated protein: MKIRLVVILLLVLVGAGLTAYYTTAKRAEKSKNFEEEAQIRRGKIIHFTEQTGIIKAQVGAIVKVGTRATGEIVELPFQVGDYVPKGALIARIDDREIQANKRELEAQIEEQKKDIEAKLANYLYCEKNYERELVLLSHDLTTKDSVDRAKKELDMAKAQLELSKAKLKGLEEKLKALEVRLSYYSIYSPISGYVAEITTQKGETVVTGLSAVNLITIIDTRKLEMWIYVDETDIGRTKPGMRVEYWVDAHKDKKFRGKISTIYPQPQVMQNIVYYLAIVKIDPEYAKFLRPEMTTHVRIIIEEKENVVLCPNEAIRFEDGKYVVYVKKMGGIEKRPVVLGIRDERHTEILSGLEEGEIVLLTPKKQAPHSKLGVKKPGR
- a CDS encoding ABC transporter ATP-binding protein, with product MIKLRNVKKSYFLGDREITVLKGIDLEIEKGEFAIVMGVSGSGKTTLLNIIGLLDKKTDGEYYFMGENIDGLSDEKLARLRNRHIGFVFQQFFLLPYLTALENVLIPIIYSDKKIKNPREKARELLEKFGLKDRMNSKPGQLSGGEQQRVAIARALINDPDLILADEPTGALDSKTGTEIMELFKMLNKEGKTVICVTHDPNVKSFGRRVLKIADGVITEDVKA
- a CDS encoding ABC transporter permease, which encodes MLKLKEYLRETFKILYFYKLRVLFSFSGVALGILSISIIVTTIEGANKKAKDIFESLGPDSIMVFSGSERQRQARIRVNTLTHDDAEAIGRIAGIYHIVKVLGVRAQTVKHKDKKWQTLVVGATPNYFSSFSWNFRMGGPFDDEDEKKSEAVCVLGWKVYRELFEMEDPVGKWIIIGRLPVKVIGVLEERGGTVGGPHIDDRIILPLSTVMERLSNERKYLSFIRLKTLRDPEETMEDIKKVLRRNHGILEGQEDDFTIRSAKDIYDFVSVISGSLFLFLGTASCIALIVSGFVLANLFYLTIDERRKDIGIRRTYGASRRGILISFLFESITITLIGGIVGVSLSFLLGGTFERFFNIPMVFTHKVILFAVLFSFLTGLISGIRPAMKASRIEPIEAIRS